TACATCCTGTTTTTTGCCGGCGCCATTTTTGGATTTATGGGAGTAATAGCGACAGGAGTTATAGTTTTGGCGCATATGGCAGGGCTAAAGTCATTCGGAGTATCATATCTGGCGCCATGGGCGCCGCCCCTGATGGTTGATAGCCGATGCTCCGGTGAGACTTCCTTGGTGGCTGAGCTACAGGCGACCGCCGACATATCGCCCGCAGCAGGAAGATAGGCTGGGAGAAACCGAAGGGGAGGACGAGGCATAATGTTAAAAGAGAAAACAGGGATTGGTCCCGGACTTTTGTTCATGGTAATGTATATCAGTATGTTCAGTTATGGCGTAATGCATCCAATATCTGTGGCTGCAAAATATATGGGCAATAACGGTTACTGGGGATTTTTGATGGCTTTTATCATATCGATTCCGGTAATAGCCTTAATAACCTTGTTAGGAAAACGTTTTCCCAAAAAGTCTGTGATACAATATCTGCCGGAAGTTTTTGGTACTTTTACGGGGAAGTTCCTGGGTTTAATTTATCTTGGATTTATCATGGTGTTAATGATTTGGGCCAGCAGAGCCATTTCGGAAGAAATCAGTGTTTATTTTCTCAGCAGGACACCGATGTGGGTATCAATTTTTGTTTTCCTGGGAGTTGCTGCTTATATAGCTCACCAGGGTATTGAAGGGCTCACCAGGCTGGCGGCATTCATTTTTCCGGTAACCTTTCTTTTTGGTATATTGGCGATATTGTTTTCTTTTCAAAACTTTCAACTGGATAATATCCGACCAATCTTTTTAATCGACGGGTTCAAAATACCTTATGGGTCGCTGCATATGTTTTACCCGTTTATTCCGCTGCTGACAGTATTGATGATTTATCCATACCTGACGGAAAAACAAAAAAGTTTTAAGGTTATAACTGGGGCAACTGCACTGGTTTTTGCCGTTATTTTTTTGGTTATTCTTAGTGGAATAGGCAACTACAGCGCTCCAGGGATCTCGCGGTACAGTTGGGCGACTTTAGAACTAACCAGAAAGGCTAACCTGCCTTTTGCGCTGCAATCCTTTGGGTTGTTTTTTGGGGCGACCTGGTTGAGCCAGGCTTTGGTTGGAACGGGGTTCTTTTACTATATCCTGTCAGAGGGGATGTCCGAGTTGTTAAAGGTGTTAAATTATAAGTGGTTTACCCTTATTCTTTTTCCCGTTACTTATTTCTTGATTATGCTGCCTTCCGGAGTAATTGATGTGCGTTATATTTTCCCGTATCTTCGCATTGCCGGTCTTGCTCTGACGCTTGGCCTGCCTTCAGTCATATTGCTTGTGGCGCTGTTAAGAAACCAGGGGTTTAAAAATGTTTCGTAGAGTTTTAGCGCTTATCGTTATTACATTGCTGGTTCCGTTACTGGTTGGGTGTTGGGACGTCCAAGAAGTGAACCGCAGGGGAATCGCAAACGCAGTATTTTTTGGCCTTGGAAACCCCAAGAAGGTTAAAATGGGTATTGCTTTAGTCGTTCCCGGTACGCAGGTGCCGCCCAATGTCGGGACTCTACAGCAGTTTGAGAAACGTAATTTCGTTTTATCCGGAGAAGGCGATTCAATTGTTGAGGCTTGGGCCCAAATTCAATCCAATGTAGAGAGAGATATTTTCTTCGGCCAAATCAGGGCTATTGTGCTTTCAGACAAGTTTGCCCGTGAGAATATCAATGACCTTTTAGATTTTATCGGGAGGATACCGCTGGTACCCCCAAAGACAAAGGTTCTGATTACAAAAACTGACCCTGTAAAACTCTTCGACATGAAAAACAATGCTAATGACCCTATAGGTAACTACGTGGATTTTTTTGCCCAGTCACCGTTTAAGAGATCATTTGCTATCCCGGTAGACTTGTGGAAGGTTAATTCTATTATTGACAAAAAAGCAGGTGATATTTATATTCCGATGATTGAACAATCACAAAACAATTATAAAATAGCGGGCACGGCGGTATTTTCCCGCAACCGTATGGTTGGCGAGTTGTCTATGGATGAGACCCAGACACTTGCCACAATCAGGGGTACAGATGTGGGATACCAAACATTCCCCATGGGAGAAAACAATTATAAGGCTTTTAAGAATGTTCGTTCAAAAACTGATATAACGACAAAAGTGTCGTCTGAGGGAATACTTACTTTTGATGTTAAGTCTAAGATTCAAGGGATATTGGTAGAAAATGTCCCTCACCGGGAAATTCTTCTAAAAGAAAAAAAGGAAATTGAAAAACAGGGTGAGATGTTAATTAAAAGAAAAATCGAAAACCTGTTAGCAAAACTACAGGGTTTAGACTCAGACCCGGTAGGTTTTGGCGATAAGGTAAGGATTGAATATCCCGGACAGTGGAAAAATATTGATTGGTACAAGGTCTATCCCGGGGCAAAATTTAATGTTGAGACAAAATTCACAATAAAAGAGACTGGATTATTCAGGTAAGGAAATAAGGTGGCCTAAAAATGTTGCGTAAAAATATATTTTTGGTTGTTATATTATTTATCATGCCCTTTTTAACAGGATGTTGGGATGTTGAAGAAATACCCCGGCGGGGAATATCAAATGCCGTGTTTTTTGATACCGGCAATCCCAAAAAATTAAAAATGGGTGTTGCTTTAACTGTTCCCGGTTCTCAGGTGCCTCCCAATGTTGGGGCAGTTCAGCAATTTGAGAAACGCAATTTCGTTATATCCGGAGAAGGTGACTCATTAGTTGATGCCTGGACCCAAATTCAATCCAACACTGAAAGAAATATTTTCTTTGGACAGACCCGGGTAATTGTTATTTCAGACAAGGTGGCCCGTAAGAATATAAATGATCTGTTGGATTTTATCGGGCGGATTCCATTGGTGCCGCCCAACACAAATGTTCTGATTACAAAAACAGATCCCGCAAAACTTTTCGATATAAAAAATAATGCTAATGACCCTATAGGCAACTATGTCGATTTTTATTTTCGTTCGCCGTTTAAGAGGTCATTGGCTATCCCCGTGGATTTGTGGAGAGTCTATTCTGTTCTTGATAAAAGAACAGGTGATTTATATATTCCGATAATTGACCAATCGCAAAATAACTACAAAATAGCCGGCACCGCAGTTTTCTCCCGCAACCGTATGGTTGACGAATTGAGTGTGGATGAAACGCAAACCCTTGCTTTGATCAGGGGTACAGATGTAGGATACCAAACAATACCACTCGGGGAAAACAAGTATGCGGCTTTTAAGAATGTTGTTTCCAAAACCCAAATAACACCTAAATTATCTTCTGACGGAACAATGACTTTTGACGTTAAAGCTAAAATCCATGGGGTTATGGTAGAAAACGTTCCACGCCGCGAAATTTTACTGAAAGAAAAAAAGGAAATCGAAAGACAGGCTGAGATGTTAACCAAAAGAAAAATCGAAGACCTGATAGTGAAACTACAGGGTTTAGAATCAGACCCGGTAGGTTTTGGGGATAAATTACGGATTGCGTATCCCAGTCAGTGGAATAAAATTGACTGGCATCAGGTGTACCCGGCAGCGAAATTTTTTGTAAATACCAGTTTCACCTTAAAAGAAACAGGATTATTCAGGTAGAACGCAGGAGACTGCGATTTTGTCTCTACTCCCCCAAAAGTTTCAAACCCACTATTGTGGGTTTTTTCCATTATGACCAAAATTCGACGTTTTCTCCAAAGGATAAATATCTGCATATGTCGAATCACAAACTACATATGATTTAAACAAGAAATTTATTGAGTCCAATCGAACGAAGCAGGAATGAGGAGCTGAAGAGTTTGGGGAGCAGAAAAACAATTTGCCCGATAGTTGGTGTTGGTGCTTCGGCCGGAGGTTTGGAATCTTTTTCGAGATTATTAAGAAATCTGCCTGTTGATACCGGTATGGCGTTTGTACTTGTTCAGCACATGGAACCTAAACATAAGAGCATATTGGCTGACATTCTTTCCAGGACGACCAATATGCCAGTTATCGATGTGAAAAATAAAACTGTGGTAAAACCTGACCATATCTATGTCATTCCAGCAGGAATGGACGCGACTGTTTTAAAAGGGACCCTTTACCTTGTGCCACGGACGGAAAAAGTTTCGCAGTATAAGCCTATTGATACCTTTTTGGAATCACTGGCAAAGAATCAAAATGGTACGCCAATTGGGGTGATACTATCGGGAAACGGTACGGACGGTTCCCAGGGATTGAGAGCTATAAAAACTGTTGGCGGCATAACCTTTGCCCAAACTCCAGAATCTTCAAAATACGATGGTATGCCGCAGAGCGCTATCACTTTAGGTGCTGTCGATTTTGTCTTGACGCCTGAAGAAATTGCCGGTAAGCTGGGGAAAATAGCCTGTTCCGGTGTTTTAAAAAAAATAGAGATAGAAACCGATGAGTTGTTTAATGCTGATGAACTCAACAAGGTATTTATGATGCTGTATACTGTCAGCGGCACAAATTTTGCTGAGTATAAACAACTTACAATACAGCGGCGTATATTGCGGCGCATGGGCTTACACCTGATTCAAAAACTGGATGATTATGTCGATTACCTTGGGCAAAACCCAGCGGAAGTTGCCGCCCTGCATCAAGATTTATTAATCAATGTGACTAGTTTTTTTCGGGACTTTGAAGCATTTGAGACCTTAAAAAAATTGATTTTCCCGAGCATTATGGAAAACAGAACTCCTGATGAAACTGTTCGGGTGTGGGTACCGGGGTGTTCGACAGGAGAAGAGGCTTATTCAATCGCAATATTCTTAACGGAGTATTTGGAGTCTATAGCCATCAATATCCCTATTCAGATTTTCGCCACAGATGTTAATGAGACTGTCATTGAAAGGGCCCGGGCAGGCATATACCCGAGAACTATTGAGAACGATGTCTCATCAGAACGTCTCCGACGGTTTTTTGTCAAGGTGGAAGAAGGATACCAGATTAATCGAAAAGTCCGTGATATGTGCATTTTCGCCAGGCAGGATATATCCAAGGACCCGCCTTTCTCCCGGTTGGATATGATCAGTTGCCGGAATGTAATGATTTATTTGGGTCCTGTTTTACAAAAGAAAATGTTTGCCTTTTTTCATTATGCCCTCAAGCCGAAAGGATTTCTCTTTCTTGGAACATCGGAGTCTGTTGGTGTATATTCAGATTTATTTGATTTGGCAGATAAAAAGTATAAGATTTATTTGAAAAAGTCGGTATCAACTCCGTTAATTTATGATTGTCCATTCAACGAGTATGCACCAACTATTGAAAAGATTGAGGTAAAAAGTCAGTATCCTGCAGCTGAACGGCTGATTTCTGATGTGAAAGAACAATCAGACCGTATTGTCATTAATAAATTTGCTCCGGCTGGTGTAATTATTAATGAAGCGCTGGAAGTTATTCAGTTTCGCGGACATACCGGGGCTTATCTGGAACATGCTTCCGGAACACCGAGTCTGAACCTTTTAAAAATGGCCCGTGACGGCTTGCTGCTTGGGCTTCGAGCTGCTGTTAACCAGGCCAAAAAGGAAAATCGTCCGTTCACAAAGGAAGGATTACACGTTATTTATAATGGCCAATCCAAAATTGTAAGTGTTCATGTAATTCCTATCGAGGAATCATCTTACAAAGCACGTTATTTCTTGGTTTTATTTGAGAACGCTGCTTTGCCAACTTTTTCCAAGGGATGGAATACCCATCCTAATCTGAGAAGAAAAGGACAAATCAAGCAACAGGACGAAAATCGTGAGATTGTCAGGTTGAAGGAAGAACTTATTGTCAACAAGGAGTATCTTCATTCTGTTATCGATCAGCATGAGTCTGCAAATGAGGCACTGCGGGCTGCAAACGAGGAAATACAGTCAAGCAACGAAGAACTGCAGAGTATGAATGAAGAACTGGAGACTGCCAAAGAAGAGCTCCAATCTATCAATGAAGAGTTGATGACGTTAAATGACGAATTACATCACCGCAACCAGGAATTAAACGACATCAACAGCGATGTACAAAACCTGTTCCGCTGTATCGATATCCCCGTCGTTATACTCACTGGTGCTCTCTGCATACGTCGTTTCAATTACCCGGCGGAAAAGCTGTTGAACCTGATTGCTACCGATGTCGGCCGCCCCATCAGTAATATTAATCCCAATGTTAATATCCCTGATTTAGAGCAAGAAATCCTTGAAGTTATTGATAAATTTATCTCTAAAGAAAAAGAAGTGCAGGATAAGTGGGGCTTCTGGTATTCCATGCAAATACGGCCCTACAAAACCGCAGAAAACAAGATAAACGGGGTAGTACTGACATTTGTTGATATTGATGCTTTAAAAAACAGCCTGACGTTATCCCAGGAAGCCTGTGAATACGCTGAAGCAATTGTGGAGACCGTGAGAGAACCGCTCCTGGTCCTGGACGCGAATCTGCATCTCACATCAGCCAACATGGCTTTTTATCATACATTTCGGGTTACACCGGAGGAAACCCGAAATCAGCTTATTTTTGATATGGGAAACGGTCAGTGGAATATTCCCCGGCTGCGAGAACTCTTAACGGATATTCTCTGCAACAATACCATTTTCACGGATTTTAAAGTCGAATATGATTTTCCAAATATCGGTCGCAGGACAATGCTGGTCAATGCCCGTCCGATCATTACTTTAAAAACCCGGGTGAAGTTGATCCTGATGGCCATTGAAGACATTACTGATGGGAAATAGCCCTAGCCCAAAAGGAGGAGTTGTCTTGGCCAAGTTTGATACAAATATTGCGCCAGAGGATATTAAATCAGTCAATACTCCGCAATCTATTGACAGCGTAGAAACAGGTGCAATTCAGCGGCTATTGGAAGAATTGCAGACTAAACAATTGGACTTGGAGACGCAACGCCAGACACTGATGGAAGCCCTTGAGGACTTGGAAGAATCAAGGAACTGTTATGCGGCTCTGTACGACTTTGCTCCGGTTGGTTATGTCACCTTCGATGACAGGGGCTGCATTCAGGAGATTAACCTTACCGGCGCATCTTTAATTGGCAAAGAACGGTCCCTGTTGATAGGCACTCCTTTTTGCAGTTTGGTAATAAAAAGCGATTTGAAGCTGTTTCTAAACCATCTGCGTAATTGCAGGCGATTTAATCAAAAGGTTGTTACAGAATTAAGTCTTGTTACCAAAAACAGCTCACCTGTTCAAGTGCAATTACTTAGTGTCCCGATTCAAATCGCCGGCAAAAACATTTCTCGCTATAGAACCATTATTACAGATATTACAGAACGCAAAATGTTGGAAAAAGAACTATCCCGTCTTGAACGATTAAATTTAATAGGTGAAATGGCTGCGAGTATCGCTCACGAAATCAGGAATCCTATGACTACAGTCAGCGGTTTTCTGCAATTGTTTAAATGCAGCAAAGAGTTTATGAATCATAAAGAAAACCTTGACCTTATGCTAGAAGAACTGGAACGGGCCAATTCAATTATTTCGGAGTTTCTTTCACTTGCAAAAAACAAGGTTGTTAATTTAAATTATCATAATCTGAACACTATTGTCAAAGCACTCTATCCATTGCTTCTGGCTGATGCGCTCCGGACCGGTAAAAACATTAAGTTGGAACTCGGCGATATCCCTGATCTATTGGTAGATGAGGAAGAAATTCGTCAAGTGATTTTTAATCTTTTTAATAATGGCATCCAAGCCATGTCATTCGAAGGAACTCTGACCATAAAAACATATGTAGACAGTGAAGCGGTTGTATTAGCCGTTCAGGACCAGGGAACAGGAATCCAGCCCGACCTGATGGAAAGATTGGGTACCCCTTTTCTTACCACTAAAGAAAACGGTACCGGCTTGGGTCTTACGGTTTGTTACAGCATAGCAGCCAGGCATAATGCTATTATCAAAGTGAAATCCTTACCCCGGGGAACCACATTTTCAGTACGGTTCAGGTTGGCATAAGAACAATCTAAACCCGCCTTTGCGGGTTTTTATATTTTCTGGCAAGAAAAACTCTTTGAGCCACTCCTATTTTCACGGTTAGACCCTATATGGCGGTGGTTCCATGGTAAAGCCTTTCAGCTTTCCATATTCAAACAGTTTATCGTACAAATCCATTTCCTCAATTGCAAATTTCTTAAATTTTTGCCTGATTGTCGGTGTGGTACTACTCAAAAAAGCTTCAGCATGAGTTTCAACAAAGGATTGAATTCCCCTAAATACACGTCTAAAAATGTATTTATCATCTATAGCTTCATATTGGGTTGCACTCACCACATCAACAGGTGGTCTGTATGGAAGCTGTATTCCGTATTCGCCAAGGATAGTTTCCAATTCAGTAACCTGTTGGGTAAGGGTCTTACCCCCCAGGTCAAGAACCATTTTAAGATCATTATCCCTGGCAAAGTTTCGAAAAATAATAGTTGTATTTAAGATAGAATATCTCTCCGACAAATGGTCCCAAAGATGCCATACTTCAGATACACTAATTAGTGTTTGTTTATCCCGAACCGTGGTCCCTAACTCAGAAATCTTTTGAAAACCGCTAAAAATATCCAATTTAGACTCACTCCTATATTATTGTCTATAAATAGGTGGCATCGACAAATAATTTTTCATTTTACCATACTCTACAATGAGATCAAATAGCTTAACGTTTGCTAACAGTATTTTCTTGAATTTTTTTCTTATATAAGGGGACATGGATTGGGTAAAAGACCTGGCTGCTAATGAAATAATTGATTGCACAGTATCAAACATAGTCAAATAAATATATTTATCCGTGATAACCTCTACGTTTCCTATAGCAGTTACCCGTTCAGGATATCTATCCGGTAACGGTACTCCAAATTCTGTCAATAAACCTTCCATCGTTTTTGCTACTTCTACATAAAGTTTTAATATTTTTTTATCCAATAACATCAAGTCCATGTCCTTTGTCAGATTAACTAAAATATTGATTGTATATATCGCATCATACTTTGCCACTAACATATCCCATACGTACCAAGATTCATTAACACCAATCAGATTTTGCTTTTCACCAATTGACAGCCCTATCTGACCAATCCTTTCTATCTTATCCATTATCTCGACCATAGGAAACATCCTCTCTGTTTTTAATATTATGCAAGAATTGTGTGTTCTCTATGTGCAGTTATCGGTTGTCAAATTTAGGGTAGGGAAGAAAACAGTTTCGTAAAGAGGCAGACAAAATGTTATTTTTGCTATATTTTCCTCTGTTGTGATATAATAATAAAAGATTTTCCATGGAGGAATAAGATGAATCAACGAAAGACTATAAATATAGAACATAAGGGGCTTCACTACTGCCTGATGACATTTGGCTGCCAGATGAATGAACGGGATTCGGAAATCCTTGCCGGCATGCTTCAGGAGATGGGGTATCAGCCAACGGGTGAATTAAACAAGGCAGACATCATTCTTCTCAATACCTGCTGTGTCAGGGAAACCGCCGAGAACAAGGTTTGGGGCAGAATTGGGGAACTGAAGGCCCTGAAGAGTGAAAACCCGGACCTGATTATCGGCATCTGTGGCTGTATGACACAGCAGTCTGAAATGGCAGCAAAGGTCAGGAGACGCGCTCCTCATGTAGAACTGGTTTTTGGAACCCATAATGTGCACCGGCTGCCGGAACTGGTTGGCAAAATAAAGGAAGAACGCCAGGCAGTTATAGATATCTGGGAAACTGAGGGGAATATAGTCGAGAACCTGCCCTCAAAGCGGACTGAAGGCATCAGGGCTTATGTGACCATTATGTATGGCTGCAATAATTTCTGTACTTATTGTATCGTCCCTTATGTGCGCGGGAGGGAACGGAGCCGTCTGCCTGCAGATGTCATCAGAGAGGTTGCGGGACTCGTTAGTGAAGGCTTTAAAGAGGTAATGCTCCTGGGACAAAATGTTAATTCCTATGGAAAAGACCTGGAACCCAAGACTGAATTTGCCGACCTGCTTCAGGAACTTGACAGGATTGAGGGCATGGCAAGGATCAGATACATGACCTCCCATCCCAGGGATTTCAATGACAAGCTGATAGATGTAATTGCTTCAACTGAGAAGGTTTGTGAACACTTCCACCTGCCGGTGCAGGCCGGTGGCAATAATGTTCTGAAGGAAATGAACAGGGGATATACCAAGGAATCATATCTGAACCTGGTAAATAAAATAAGAAAGAAAATGCCTCATGCCAGTATCACTACAGACCTGATCGTGGGATTCCCGGGTGAAACAGATGATGACTTCAGGGAAACCCTTGACCTGCTGCAGCAGGTCAGGTTTGATGCGGCATTTACCTTTGTTTACAACAAGCGTTCCGGGACTCCGGCAGCTGAAATGACTGACCAGGTTCATGACCAAGTTAAAAAGGAACGGATTCAAAAGCTGATTACCCTGCAGAACAGTATCAGCCAGGAAAACAACCTGGCCCAGCTGGGCAAAACCCATGAAATACTCGTTGAAGGTGTTAACAGCGGCAACGCGGACCTGATGGAAGGCCGTACCAGGACAAATAAGCTGGTGTTTTTCAGGGGAACTCCTGAAATGACAGGG
This DNA window, taken from Phosphitispora fastidiosa, encodes the following:
- a CDS encoding GerAB/ArcD/ProY family transporter → MLKEKTGIGPGLLFMVMYISMFSYGVMHPISVAAKYMGNNGYWGFLMAFIISIPVIALITLLGKRFPKKSVIQYLPEVFGTFTGKFLGLIYLGFIMVLMIWASRAISEEISVYFLSRTPMWVSIFVFLGVAAYIAHQGIEGLTRLAAFIFPVTFLFGILAILFSFQNFQLDNIRPIFLIDGFKIPYGSLHMFYPFIPLLTVLMIYPYLTEKQKSFKVITGATALVFAVIFLVILSGIGNYSAPGISRYSWATLELTRKANLPFALQSFGLFFGATWLSQALVGTGFFYYILSEGMSELLKVLNYKWFTLILFPVTYFLIMLPSGVIDVRYIFPYLRIAGLALTLGLPSVILLVALLRNQGFKNVS
- a CDS encoding Ger(x)C family spore germination protein, whose amino-acid sequence is MFRRVLALIVITLLVPLLVGCWDVQEVNRRGIANAVFFGLGNPKKVKMGIALVVPGTQVPPNVGTLQQFEKRNFVLSGEGDSIVEAWAQIQSNVERDIFFGQIRAIVLSDKFARENINDLLDFIGRIPLVPPKTKVLITKTDPVKLFDMKNNANDPIGNYVDFFAQSPFKRSFAIPVDLWKVNSIIDKKAGDIYIPMIEQSQNNYKIAGTAVFSRNRMVGELSMDETQTLATIRGTDVGYQTFPMGENNYKAFKNVRSKTDITTKVSSEGILTFDVKSKIQGILVENVPHREILLKEKKEIEKQGEMLIKRKIENLLAKLQGLDSDPVGFGDKVRIEYPGQWKNIDWYKVYPGAKFNVETKFTIKETGLFR
- a CDS encoding Ger(x)C family spore germination protein, whose amino-acid sequence is MLRKNIFLVVILFIMPFLTGCWDVEEIPRRGISNAVFFDTGNPKKLKMGVALTVPGSQVPPNVGAVQQFEKRNFVISGEGDSLVDAWTQIQSNTERNIFFGQTRVIVISDKVARKNINDLLDFIGRIPLVPPNTNVLITKTDPAKLFDIKNNANDPIGNYVDFYFRSPFKRSLAIPVDLWRVYSVLDKRTGDLYIPIIDQSQNNYKIAGTAVFSRNRMVDELSVDETQTLALIRGTDVGYQTIPLGENKYAAFKNVVSKTQITPKLSSDGTMTFDVKAKIHGVMVENVPRREILLKEKKEIERQAEMLTKRKIEDLIVKLQGLESDPVGFGDKLRIAYPSQWNKIDWHQVYPAAKFFVNTSFTLKETGLFR
- a CDS encoding chemotaxis protein CheB, producing MGSRKTICPIVGVGASAGGLESFSRLLRNLPVDTGMAFVLVQHMEPKHKSILADILSRTTNMPVIDVKNKTVVKPDHIYVIPAGMDATVLKGTLYLVPRTEKVSQYKPIDTFLESLAKNQNGTPIGVILSGNGTDGSQGLRAIKTVGGITFAQTPESSKYDGMPQSAITLGAVDFVLTPEEIAGKLGKIACSGVLKKIEIETDELFNADELNKVFMMLYTVSGTNFAEYKQLTIQRRILRRMGLHLIQKLDDYVDYLGQNPAEVAALHQDLLINVTSFFRDFEAFETLKKLIFPSIMENRTPDETVRVWVPGCSTGEEAYSIAIFLTEYLESIAINIPIQIFATDVNETVIERARAGIYPRTIENDVSSERLRRFFVKVEEGYQINRKVRDMCIFARQDISKDPPFSRLDMISCRNVMIYLGPVLQKKMFAFFHYALKPKGFLFLGTSESVGVYSDLFDLADKKYKIYLKKSVSTPLIYDCPFNEYAPTIEKIEVKSQYPAAERLISDVKEQSDRIVINKFAPAGVIINEALEVIQFRGHTGAYLEHASGTPSLNLLKMARDGLLLGLRAAVNQAKKENRPFTKEGLHVIYNGQSKIVSVHVIPIEESSYKARYFLVLFENAALPTFSKGWNTHPNLRRKGQIKQQDENREIVRLKEELIVNKEYLHSVIDQHESANEALRAANEEIQSSNEELQSMNEELETAKEELQSINEELMTLNDELHHRNQELNDINSDVQNLFRCIDIPVVILTGALCIRRFNYPAEKLLNLIATDVGRPISNINPNVNIPDLEQEILEVIDKFISKEKEVQDKWGFWYSMQIRPYKTAENKINGVVLTFVDIDALKNSLTLSQEACEYAEAIVETVREPLLVLDANLHLTSANMAFYHTFRVTPEETRNQLIFDMGNGQWNIPRLRELLTDILCNNTIFTDFKVEYDFPNIGRRTMLVNARPIITLKTRVKLILMAIEDITDGK
- a CDS encoding ATP-binding protein, with the translated sequence MAKFDTNIAPEDIKSVNTPQSIDSVETGAIQRLLEELQTKQLDLETQRQTLMEALEDLEESRNCYAALYDFAPVGYVTFDDRGCIQEINLTGASLIGKERSLLIGTPFCSLVIKSDLKLFLNHLRNCRRFNQKVVTELSLVTKNSSPVQVQLLSVPIQIAGKNISRYRTIITDITERKMLEKELSRLERLNLIGEMAASIAHEIRNPMTTVSGFLQLFKCSKEFMNHKENLDLMLEELERANSIISEFLSLAKNKVVNLNYHNLNTIVKALYPLLLADALRTGKNIKLELGDIPDLLVDEEEIRQVIFNLFNNGIQAMSFEGTLTIKTYVDSEAVVLAVQDQGTGIQPDLMERLGTPFLTTKENGTGLGLTVCYSIAARHNAIIKVKSLPRGTTFSVRFRLA
- a CDS encoding DUF3231 family protein; translated protein: MDIFSGFQKISELGTTVRDKQTLISVSEVWHLWDHLSERYSILNTTIIFRNFARDNDLKMVLDLGGKTLTQQVTELETILGEYGIQLPYRPPVDVVSATQYEAIDDKYIFRRVFRGIQSFVETHAEAFLSSTTPTIRQKFKKFAIEEMDLYDKLFEYGKLKGFTMEPPPYRV
- a CDS encoding DUF3231 family protein, with the translated sequence MVEIMDKIERIGQIGLSIGEKQNLIGVNESWYVWDMLVAKYDAIYTINILVNLTKDMDLMLLDKKILKLYVEVAKTMEGLLTEFGVPLPDRYPERVTAIGNVEVITDKYIYLTMFDTVQSIISLAARSFTQSMSPYIRKKFKKILLANVKLFDLIVEYGKMKNYLSMPPIYRQ
- the miaB gene encoding tRNA (N6-isopentenyl adenosine(37)-C2)-methylthiotransferase MiaB; this translates as MNQRKTINIEHKGLHYCLMTFGCQMNERDSEILAGMLQEMGYQPTGELNKADIILLNTCCVRETAENKVWGRIGELKALKSENPDLIIGICGCMTQQSEMAAKVRRRAPHVELVFGTHNVHRLPELVGKIKEERQAVIDIWETEGNIVENLPSKRTEGIRAYVTIMYGCNNFCTYCIVPYVRGRERSRLPADVIREVAGLVSEGFKEVMLLGQNVNSYGKDLEPKTEFADLLQELDRIEGMARIRYMTSHPRDFNDKLIDVIASTEKVCEHFHLPVQAGGNNVLKEMNRGYTKESYLNLVNKIRKKMPHASITTDLIVGFPGETDDDFRETLDLLQQVRFDAAFTFVYNKRSGTPAAEMTDQVHDQVKKERIQKLITLQNSISQENNLAQLGKTHEILVEGVNSGNADLMEGRTRTNKLVFFRGTPEMTGRLLQVRITEAGTWHLDGELI